The Acidianus manzaensis genome has a window encoding:
- a CDS encoding TorD/DmsD family molecular chaperone: protein MSWIDYKIYAYLFLSPRYVDRIKGLVEGISDRDYYSKIKNIIEIIDKDYDKFATEFTSCFINDFKHVKCPPYESWYMEKTIYGKSAQEVLEEYLKYGIYPQKQLPDHIATEMEFVSYLFFIKEEKKANAFIINHILNWTPKLVDDIIKHSHGEYAKLIGESLKSLIESESKRISYSQQEVMQ, encoded by the coding sequence ATGAGCTGGATAGATTATAAAATATATGCATACTTATTTCTAAGTCCAAGATATGTAGACAGAATTAAAGGTTTAGTAGAAGGAATTAGTGATAGAGATTATTATTCTAAAATTAAAAATATTATTGAAATTATAGACAAGGATTATGATAAATTTGCCACAGAATTCACATCATGTTTTATAAATGACTTTAAGCATGTGAAATGTCCTCCATACGAATCTTGGTATATGGAAAAGACAATTTATGGGAAGTCTGCTCAAGAAGTTTTAGAAGAATACTTGAAATATGGAATATATCCTCAGAAGCAATTGCCTGATCATATTGCAACAGAAATGGAATTTGTATCTTATTTATTCTTTATTAAGGAAGAAAAGAAGGCGAATGCGTTCATAATAAATCATATACTGAATTGGACTCCTAAATTAGTTGACGATATAATAAAGCACTCTCATGGAGAATATGCTAAACTAATAGGAGAGAGTCTTAAATCTCTTATAGAATCTGAAAGCAAACGTATATCGTACTCTCAACAAGAAGTCATGCAATAA
- the nrfD gene encoding NrfD/PsrC family molybdoenzyme membrane anchor subunit produces the protein MNKILLAWTIVFILIGGGILFYGMSFNPIGWFNGKVTFTEPNNAPIPWGLLVIGYMFFGIIGTGVSSYNSLYEIFNKNHKEDNPFHKISLRNEWLALAVLIPGWIMVFASTYKPGEAMYIYLSFRDTSRIAWNGVLYALVGIGIIAEILALIGEKIKLENKKDPLSRFLGWLSSELKIEIPGMLKIVVSIIAVIVGYAIVAEVILDANLGSVFGYLSTWVDEFGPFMSILLVILSFYAGISMISFVSVIYGKMSKKEKVEAKDPPENMYKVLGRDGVLATIAIGFLMLWWIWLTATNQETSPWASLLLTGVYSIPFWIGIVLSGIIIPLALYSIAYAKRNAKALFASSIFSLLGMFSIITLADILPQSITWYYTISPISPSNSNWVYELRSVFNHGPLWTLLPFNISFYDIVWFTGSVLLLLGFYTLGVLILPLEEEEKPKHIWIFK, from the coding sequence ATGAATAAAATTTTACTAGCTTGGACTATAGTATTTATCCTAATAGGTGGGGGTATATTATTTTATGGAATGAGTTTTAATCCTATAGGTTGGTTTAATGGAAAAGTGACGTTTACTGAGCCAAATAACGCTCCTATACCATGGGGATTACTAGTAATTGGCTATATGTTCTTTGGAATTATAGGAACTGGTGTAAGTTCATATAATTCATTATATGAGATATTTAATAAAAATCATAAAGAGGATAATCCATTTCATAAGATATCTTTAAGAAATGAATGGCTAGCGTTAGCTGTCCTTATACCTGGTTGGATAATGGTGTTTGCATCTACATATAAGCCAGGTGAGGCTATGTATATTTACCTATCATTTAGGGATACTTCCAGGATAGCTTGGAACGGCGTCTTATATGCTTTAGTTGGAATAGGAATAATTGCAGAGATTCTTGCATTAATAGGAGAGAAAATAAAATTAGAAAACAAAAAAGATCCATTAAGTAGATTTTTAGGCTGGCTTTCAAGTGAGTTGAAGATAGAAATTCCTGGAATGCTAAAAATAGTTGTAAGTATTATTGCAGTGATTGTAGGCTATGCTATAGTAGCTGAAGTAATATTAGACGCTAATTTAGGCTCTGTTTTTGGTTACTTATCGACATGGGTTGATGAATTTGGCCCATTTATGTCAATCTTGTTAGTTATATTATCATTTTATGCTGGCATTTCAATGATTTCGTTTGTGAGTGTAATTTACGGTAAAATGTCTAAAAAAGAGAAAGTTGAAGCAAAAGACCCTCCTGAAAATATGTATAAGGTTTTAGGAAGAGATGGAGTTCTAGCTACTATAGCAATAGGTTTTCTAATGCTATGGTGGATTTGGTTAACTGCAACTAATCAAGAAACGTCTCCATGGGCTAGCTTACTATTAACTGGAGTTTATTCTATACCATTCTGGATAGGTATAGTTTTATCGGGCATTATAATTCCTTTAGCATTATATAGTATAGCTTATGCGAAGAGAAATGCAAAGGCATTATTTGCTTCTTCAATATTCTCATTACTTGGTATGTTCTCTATAATTACATTAGCAGACATATTGCCTCAATCTATAACATGGTATTATACTATTTCTCCAATATCTCCATCAAACTCTAATTGGGTATATGAATTAAGAAGCGTATTTAATCATGGACCTTTATGGACATTATTGCCTTTTAATATTTCATTCTATGATATAGTATGGTTTACGGGTTCAGTATTATTGCTTTTAGGATTTTATACTTTAGGAGTTTTAATTTTACCATTAGAGGAAGAAGAGAAACCAAAACATATTTGGATATTTAAGTGA
- a CDS encoding nickel-dependent hydrogenase large subunit produces MDLSLDPISRIEGHLGVNVKVEDGKYVEAKIGVSMFRGFENLLKGKDLHLAPNITAKICGVCGATHTLVSTEALEMATGVYPSERSIAFRNVAYSLADLMYNNVTVAFLFQGIDYSTEIVSKYTPKEFERAKNTSSEYKDVHGYSKISDIMDNLYFGKEIYKEAFKLQTSLRDLATSIWLRYPQPLSMKPGGITIRDPNVIQKVKDFMKQDKTIEKLLYVMADLREFYKDIYKKIDNNFVTYGLLESGEYNADYEEIDNWADKRVFPPALIRNGELIESNLSKILLGVRVYVKDTPYDEWNKDVEKDDLGNEIDVRHPWNKETKIKSLVTTNFVPTVKQFYKDEFMPATGDIARLYSYRLRRGKISALNYSWEYRANDVIERTFARVFTVAFLKEYLENIEIPNGSLDPIKGKRDYTLSVGAHDAPRGSNGHWLIKDQNKIKRYQIITPSDRNFSPLGGPVENSIIDQKVTEENIISGLDALRIVRSFDPCSACAVHLEYKNNKILIQV; encoded by the coding sequence ATGGATTTATCTTTAGATCCTATAAGCAGAATTGAAGGACATTTAGGTGTTAACGTAAAAGTAGAGGATGGAAAGTACGTTGAGGCAAAAATTGGAGTATCAATGTTTAGAGGATTTGAGAATTTACTAAAAGGAAAGGATCTTCATTTAGCTCCTAATATTACTGCTAAGATCTGTGGAGTATGCGGAGCTACTCATACTTTAGTTTCTACTGAAGCATTAGAAATGGCTACTGGAGTATATCCTTCTGAAAGATCTATTGCTTTCAGAAATGTAGCTTATTCTTTAGCTGATCTCATGTATAATAACGTTACAGTAGCCTTTCTATTTCAAGGAATAGATTATTCTACTGAAATTGTTTCTAAATATACTCCTAAGGAATTTGAGAGAGCTAAAAATACTTCATCAGAATATAAGGACGTTCATGGTTATTCTAAAATTTCAGATATAATGGATAATCTCTATTTTGGAAAAGAAATTTATAAGGAAGCATTCAAGCTTCAAACTTCTCTAAGAGATTTAGCTACTTCAATATGGTTAAGGTACCCTCAACCTCTAAGTATGAAGCCTGGAGGAATAACTATCAGAGATCCTAATGTTATACAGAAAGTAAAGGATTTCATGAAGCAGGATAAGACAATAGAAAAACTGTTATATGTAATGGCAGATTTAAGAGAATTCTACAAAGATATTTACAAAAAAATTGATAATAATTTCGTAACTTATGGATTATTGGAAAGTGGAGAGTATAATGCCGATTATGAAGAAATAGATAATTGGGCTGATAAAAGAGTTTTTCCTCCAGCATTGATAAGAAATGGAGAATTAATAGAATCTAATCTTTCAAAAATCCTCTTAGGAGTTAGAGTTTATGTGAAAGACACTCCATACGATGAATGGAATAAAGATGTGGAAAAAGACGATTTAGGGAATGAGATTGATGTAAGGCATCCATGGAATAAGGAAACTAAAATAAAATCTCTAGTTACTACTAACTTTGTTCCTACAGTTAAACAGTTCTACAAAGACGAATTTATGCCTGCTACAGGGGATATAGCTAGGTTATATTCATATAGATTAAGAAGAGGAAAAATCTCTGCGTTAAACTATTCATGGGAGTATAGAGCTAATGATGTAATAGAGAGAACTTTTGCTAGAGTATTTACAGTAGCTTTTCTAAAAGAATATTTGGAAAATATAGAAATTCCAAACGGATCCTTAGATCCAATAAAAGGTAAAAGAGATTATACTCTTAGTGTAGGTGCTCATGATGCCCCTAGAGGTAGTAATGGTCATTGGCTAATAAAGGATCAAAATAAAATAAAGAGATATCAAATCATAACACCTAGTGATAGGAATTTTAGTCCTTTAGGAGGACCTGTCGAGAATTCCATAATAGATCAAAAAGTTACTGAGGAGAATATAATATCTGGATTAGATGCATTAAGAATAGTTAGAAGTTTCGATCCATGCTCTGCTTGTGCTGTTCACCTAGAATATAAAAACAATAAAATTTTAATTCAAGTATAA
- a CDS encoding 4Fe-4S dicluster domain-containing protein, with product MTESFLNPNPLIRLQVKVFSPPDDINSSELAKELKELSSKAIIILGKNDDKHLQIYKEAIKEAELDPILIRIVDKDSKEELEYNKVILENAWTSDLALIEEKSEAINRRDLFTGKIKKRKEKIDKPVYINTYCNWLYRACNVCEVSCAYNAITVDKKTGVLINYDKCTACGLCVASCPVSALQFPSVSQQSIFELAKIKGDKKITCYKNDKSNGIKIPCLAMLSEVDITLLRSSGKLTFECPGCELEKNLKTFTELITELNNKIGGISFTSPLLTIESKEIKQLNVTSKTFYNKAEARKEIIEKEEDLPYIEFNVDIDNSCTICESCVKWCPTSALKLIRDTNTEKIAFNPTTCIGCNVCENVCPESCAQKANTFNSNGDNKIMSILNQKGKIIRVTKSKDFSRNIKTVFEDELVRCRVCGVPVGSRKSLNHVKKIMQEKGGNNCVDDEWLERCPKHRAEYSFQKKFGFEAKFKPKKVS from the coding sequence ATGACTGAATCTTTTTTAAATCCAAACCCTCTGATAAGACTTCAAGTTAAAGTTTTTTCTCCTCCTGATGATATTAATTCTAGTGAATTAGCCAAAGAATTAAAAGAACTATCTTCTAAGGCAATCATAATATTAGGCAAAAATGATGATAAACATTTACAGATATATAAAGAAGCAATAAAAGAGGCAGAGTTAGATCCTATTCTAATAAGAATAGTTGATAAAGACTCAAAAGAAGAGTTGGAATATAATAAAGTTATACTAGAAAATGCGTGGACTTCTGACTTAGCATTAATTGAAGAAAAATCGGAAGCTATCAACAGGAGAGATTTATTTACAGGCAAAATAAAGAAAAGAAAGGAAAAAATAGATAAACCAGTTTACATAAATACTTATTGTAATTGGTTATATAGAGCATGTAATGTTTGTGAAGTATCATGTGCTTATAATGCAATAACTGTAGATAAGAAAACCGGCGTCTTAATAAATTATGATAAATGTACTGCATGTGGATTATGCGTTGCTTCCTGTCCAGTTAGTGCTCTTCAATTTCCTTCAGTTTCACAGCAATCTATTTTTGAATTAGCTAAAATAAAAGGAGACAAAAAAATTACATGTTATAAAAATGATAAGAGTAATGGGATAAAAATACCTTGTTTAGCAATGTTATCAGAAGTAGATATAACGCTTTTAAGAAGCAGTGGAAAATTAACTTTTGAATGTCCTGGATGCGAATTAGAAAAGAATTTAAAGACTTTCACTGAACTAATTACTGAGTTAAATAATAAAATTGGAGGAATAAGTTTTACTTCTCCCTTATTGACAATTGAAAGTAAAGAAATCAAACAATTGAACGTTACCAGCAAGACTTTTTACAATAAAGCTGAAGCTAGAAAAGAGATAATAGAAAAAGAAGAGGACTTACCTTATATTGAGTTTAACGTTGACATTGATAATTCATGCACTATATGTGAAAGTTGCGTAAAGTGGTGCCCTACAAGTGCGTTGAAATTAATACGTGATACTAATACAGAAAAAATTGCCTTTAATCCTACTACATGTATAGGCTGTAACGTTTGTGAAAATGTGTGTCCAGAATCTTGTGCTCAAAAAGCTAATACTTTTAATTCTAATGGCGATAATAAGATTATGAGTATATTAAATCAGAAGGGCAAAATTATCAGAGTAACCAAAAGTAAAGATTTTAGTCGTAATATTAAAACCGTTTTTGAAGACGAGTTAGTTAGATGTAGAGTTTGTGGAGTTCCAGTAGGTTCTAGAAAAAGCCTGAATCATGTTAAAAAGATTATGCAAGAGAAAGGAGGAAATAACTGTGTAGATGATGAATGGTTGGAAAGGTGTCCTAAGCATAGGGCAGAATATTCATTTCAAAAGAAATTTGGATTTGAAGCTAAATTTAAGCCTAAGAAGGTGAGTTAA
- a CDS encoding (Fe-S)-binding protein, whose product MAERKNDFCGGFKVEKGGKIQIKRQLVSRVFDEMSPADVWGVQECMRCGVCRFACPFWLVTEKSTDIPAWRTYEINKMFSMFYSGYGIVARYLRLRRISSKELKQWRESAYNCTACGACTDISPLEIPNWYTALLLRRILHYSGTNLPEVESWIENTKKVGNALGIEKEKWNEIAKDLPTNINAEILYVPSALEVNRDTITEIDTIMSNMHEKWTVSSEIYDIGYYAYFAGDFETARSQFMKIYEEAKKLGVKKIVTSDGAGFFFLRWQGPKSLRYKLDIKVEHLSETVYEEYKAGKIKIEKADLKDDITVHDSEFMSRLGGLEKPPREILRLSIPNFKEPKPSPSSHNLFTCGHHLELIKEKADIIKDMRKYASSQLSTWAKSVVTLDPNCKLSMDNAIRDSQGLDKSYYYTTILSKAIKS is encoded by the coding sequence ATGGCAGAAAGAAAGAATGACTTTTGTGGGGGATTCAAAGTGGAAAAAGGAGGAAAAATTCAAATAAAAAGACAATTAGTTTCAAGAGTATTCGATGAAATGTCTCCTGCTGATGTATGGGGAGTTCAAGAATGCATGAGATGTGGAGTATGCAGATTTGCTTGTCCGTTTTGGCTAGTTACTGAAAAATCAACTGACATTCCTGCGTGGAGAACTTATGAAATAAATAAAATGTTTTCTATGTTCTATTCAGGTTATGGAATAGTAGCTAGATACTTAAGACTCAGAAGAATATCTTCAAAAGAATTAAAGCAATGGAGAGAATCAGCTTATAACTGCACCGCATGTGGAGCATGTACTGATATTTCCCCTTTAGAAATACCGAACTGGTATACTGCGTTACTTTTGAGAAGAATCTTACATTATTCTGGAACTAATTTACCTGAGGTTGAGAGTTGGATAGAGAATACCAAAAAAGTGGGTAATGCTCTAGGAATAGAGAAAGAAAAGTGGAATGAGATTGCTAAAGATTTGCCAACAAATATAAACGCTGAAATTTTGTACGTTCCTAGTGCATTAGAGGTAAATAGGGATACAATCACAGAAATAGATACTATCATGTCAAATATGCATGAAAAGTGGACTGTTAGTAGCGAAATCTATGACATAGGATATTATGCATATTTTGCAGGAGATTTTGAAACTGCTAGAAGCCAATTCATGAAAATTTATGAGGAAGCTAAAAAACTAGGAGTAAAGAAAATTGTTACTTCAGATGGAGCTGGATTCTTCTTCCTAAGATGGCAAGGTCCAAAAAGTTTAAGGTATAAGTTAGATATAAAAGTCGAGCATTTATCTGAAACAGTCTACGAAGAGTATAAGGCAGGAAAAATAAAAATTGAGAAAGCAGACCTTAAAGATGATATAACTGTACATGATTCAGAATTTATGAGCAGATTAGGTGGATTAGAAAAACCTCCTAGAGAAATATTGAGGTTAAGTATTCCAAATTTCAAAGAGCCTAAACCTTCTCCTTCATCGCATAACTTATTCACATGCGGTCATCATTTAGAATTAATAAAGGAAAAAGCTGATATAATAAAAGATATGAGGAAATACGCTTCCTCTCAATTATCGACCTGGGCTAAGTCAGTAGTGACTTTAGATCCGAATTGCAAACTTTCCATGGATAATGCGATAAGAGATTCTCAAGGACTAGATAAATCATATTACTATACTACCATACTATCGAAGGCGATTAAATCATGA
- a CDS encoding 4Fe-4S dicluster domain-containing protein, giving the protein MSSNNSNILDKNQIVNPYTQFGNSKQCEKWGFVVRVDQCLGCDACVAACTLENQTPFWEDLFRTHVEDLELGEYPNVQRMFVPRLCMQCENPPCYYVCPTGATQIVQGGIVVVDEYKCMGCLYCVEACPYGARYFYTYEDIQKAKEYYGDNTIHVVPHVDKCTFCYGTAPDGTNTPACVRTCPGGARVFGCLDDPNSEVSVLVNTGQAVVLNPELNVQPKVFYVFNRQLGRGGNS; this is encoded by the coding sequence ATGTCCTCAAATAATTCAAATATATTAGATAAAAATCAAATTGTAAATCCATATACGCAATTTGGTAATTCAAAGCAGTGTGAAAAGTGGGGATTCGTAGTAAGAGTAGATCAATGTCTAGGATGTGACGCATGTGTAGCAGCTTGCACATTAGAAAATCAAACACCGTTTTGGGAAGACTTATTTAGGACTCATGTCGAGGACTTAGAGCTAGGAGAATATCCTAATGTTCAAAGAATGTTTGTACCAAGACTATGTATGCAATGTGAAAATCCGCCATGCTATTATGTGTGTCCAACTGGTGCTACTCAGATAGTTCAAGGAGGTATTGTAGTTGTAGATGAGTACAAATGTATGGGATGTTTATATTGTGTAGAAGCTTGTCCTTATGGAGCTAGATACTTCTACACTTATGAAGATATACAAAAAGCTAAAGAATATTACGGAGATAATACAATTCATGTTGTTCCTCATGTAGATAAATGTACATTCTGTTATGGTACTGCTCCAGATGGTACTAATACGCCAGCATGCGTAAGAACATGTCCTGGAGGAGCTAGAGTTTTTGGATGCTTAGATGATCCTAATAGTGAAGTGAGTGTTTTAGTTAATACTGGACAAGCTGTAGTGTTAAATCCAGAATTGAATGTACAACCTAAAGTATTTTACGTTTTTAATAGACAACTAGGTAGGGGTGGAAATTCATGA
- a CDS encoding molybdopterin-dependent oxidoreductase, whose translation MKNEFRLSRRGFLKLTGTVAVAAGVAYLVNKYNFAIFSQADPVDDEQLQPGWQYSYIPNVCAFCSSTCDILVSTEYKNGYIRATEIDGNPLSPLNKGKICPRGRSGIFRTYNVDRLKVPLIRTGPKGTWSFKEATWEEAFNYIQQKMKELNVQPYEFLLIGGALPCANYKRQFIPFTLGTQMPNINGTPMQSCMFSLQQPVGFVIGGFDLHATDVMDDMTNSSLIIAWGSSSFPVGIFVNRAVRFGEGIANGAYVISIDPRMGEAASKANLWIPAKPGSDIYIAMAIINYLIQNNYYDADFVRYYTDSPFLAYEENGVVKLLEDDYSDGTVKAYYVYDEISGQIVEVPPFSNSNKTDINGNLIKPALNAPQNLTFNGQQVQTVFQFLAQDVSSYTLEYASQVADVPLSQLQELAFRIGTMKPMTIITGLKGFWSDQAPQFRKAIAIIMTLTGNIDIRGGWVYSGAYREGVISTVNAYNEAIQNGESKPGILLQRPEILSKVPLLDLPGELLTIYAIIYAYNNPSFWSTGYPSLWYAYNQTLKQQGKKPAAAFALFVDTGAYEAYKGQVLWNGQQYKPKVAMSWGGSPFNFKWDQYKQILENTFYIMIDILPTEASLYADVILPDVSYLERDEDFRYDGPAMDYAIRGRWQAIPIVWPNTANGLDLFVMFAYMLGQQAGNSYVEWMANSHNIDKEVFKQVIQEEMPKYQQYLMQNNGYPPWGSFTADAWRSAEVSYLSQQLDIPEDQILKILRNNGVFIINTVDEFFNNNQRIPWNLPAATPTGRIEVYSTVLYYYVIQNYGYDPIFDPIIAEVPPNWNSGYAVQPGVYVTPQAPYNDPTFKPTPPEMFYIEYKVPQFAYTSSTDNPLLMSIASDSYHKDILQRAWIHPNTASQLGIQEGDWIAIERWKLPNQDGTIPKLVMKAHITSWIRPDTIGVPEPYGQRNPALTTSIKAVSEAGNKPVSELWPPSYNPLGGFRQSEQFTVYVRKATQDEINEATQLASVQTEDTTPAQTSVSQNTSESQSQWNTFTTQGNFSSL comes from the coding sequence ATGAAGAACGAATTTAGGCTATCCCGTAGAGGTTTTCTGAAATTAACTGGAACAGTAGCTGTTGCTGCAGGAGTAGCGTATTTAGTTAATAAATATAATTTTGCCATATTCTCTCAAGCTGATCCTGTTGATGATGAACAACTTCAACCAGGTTGGCAATACTCTTATATACCTAACGTATGCGCGTTTTGTTCATCAACATGCGATATACTAGTTTCGACAGAATATAAAAATGGGTATATTAGAGCAACTGAAATTGATGGTAATCCTCTATCTCCTCTTAATAAAGGAAAAATATGTCCTAGAGGAAGATCTGGAATTTTTAGAACATATAATGTAGATAGATTAAAAGTTCCATTAATTAGAACTGGACCTAAAGGAACGTGGTCATTTAAAGAAGCTACGTGGGAAGAAGCGTTTAATTATATTCAGCAAAAAATGAAAGAACTAAATGTCCAACCCTACGAATTTCTTCTAATTGGAGGAGCACTTCCTTGTGCAAACTATAAGAGGCAATTTATTCCTTTTACATTAGGTACACAAATGCCCAATATAAATGGTACGCCAATGCAATCTTGTATGTTCTCATTACAGCAACCAGTTGGATTCGTAATAGGTGGATTTGATCTTCATGCTACTGATGTAATGGATGACATGACTAATTCTTCATTGATTATCGCATGGGGATCAAGCTCTTTTCCTGTTGGCATATTCGTAAATAGAGCTGTAAGATTTGGTGAAGGAATAGCAAATGGCGCTTATGTTATTTCTATAGATCCTAGAATGGGAGAAGCTGCATCTAAGGCAAATTTATGGATACCGGCTAAGCCTGGTTCTGATATCTATATTGCAATGGCTATAATTAATTATTTAATACAAAATAATTACTATGATGCTGACTTCGTAAGATATTATACTGATTCTCCGTTTTTAGCTTATGAAGAGAATGGAGTGGTTAAACTTTTAGAAGATGATTATTCTGATGGCACTGTAAAAGCTTATTACGTTTACGATGAAATTAGTGGTCAAATAGTCGAAGTTCCACCGTTTAGTAATTCCAACAAAACTGATATAAATGGAAATTTGATTAAACCTGCGTTAAATGCCCCTCAAAATTTAACATTTAATGGGCAACAAGTCCAAACAGTTTTCCAGTTCTTAGCCCAGGATGTTAGTAGTTATACTTTAGAATATGCATCTCAAGTAGCTGATGTTCCATTAAGCCAATTACAAGAATTAGCATTTAGAATAGGTACTATGAAACCAATGACTATAATTACTGGACTAAAAGGATTCTGGTCAGATCAAGCACCACAATTTAGAAAAGCCATAGCAATTATAATGACTTTAACAGGAAATATTGATATAAGAGGGGGATGGGTATACTCAGGAGCTTATAGGGAAGGAGTAATTAGTACAGTGAACGCTTATAATGAGGCTATTCAAAACGGAGAATCGAAACCGGGAATTTTATTACAGAGGCCAGAAATATTATCAAAAGTACCTTTACTAGATTTACCTGGAGAACTATTAACAATATATGCTATAATTTATGCATATAATAATCCAAGCTTCTGGAGCACTGGATATCCATCACTTTGGTATGCGTATAATCAGACTTTAAAACAACAAGGAAAGAAGCCAGCTGCAGCATTTGCACTATTTGTAGATACTGGAGCTTATGAAGCCTATAAAGGACAAGTATTATGGAACGGACAGCAATACAAACCAAAAGTAGCTATGTCATGGGGAGGGTCTCCATTTAATTTCAAATGGGATCAATATAAGCAGATTTTGGAAAATACATTCTATATTATGATAGATATTCTTCCTACAGAAGCAAGTCTATATGCAGATGTAATCTTACCGGACGTATCTTATTTAGAAAGAGATGAAGATTTTAGATATGACGGACCAGCAATGGACTACGCAATAAGAGGTAGATGGCAGGCTATTCCAATTGTATGGCCTAATACTGCAAATGGATTAGATTTGTTCGTAATGTTTGCATACATGCTCGGACAACAAGCAGGTAACTCTTATGTTGAGTGGATGGCTAATTCTCACAATATAGATAAAGAAGTTTTTAAACAAGTTATTCAAGAAGAAATGCCAAAATATCAGCAGTATCTAATGCAAAATAACGGATATCCTCCTTGGGGAAGTTTTACTGCAGACGCATGGAGAAGTGCCGAAGTATCATATCTTTCTCAGCAATTAGATATACCAGAAGATCAGATCCTTAAAATATTAAGAAATAACGGAGTATTTATAATAAATACTGTTGATGAGTTCTTTAACAATAATCAACGTATTCCATGGAATTTACCAGCAGCAACACCTACAGGAAGAATAGAAGTGTATTCAACTGTTCTTTATTATTATGTTATACAAAACTACGGTTATGATCCAATATTTGATCCTATAATTGCCGAAGTACCTCCGAATTGGAATAGCGGTTATGCTGTACAGCCTGGAGTATATGTTACACCACAAGCACCTTATAATGATCCAACTTTTAAACCTACACCACCAGAAATGTTTTACATAGAATATAAGGTACCACAATTCGCCTATACATCAAGTACAGATAATCCTTTACTGATGTCTATTGCATCTGACAGTTATCATAAGGATATTCTACAAAGAGCATGGATTCATCCAAATACTGCATCACAATTAGGAATTCAAGAAGGAGATTGGATTGCTATAGAAAGATGGAAATTACCTAATCAAGACGGTACAATTCCTAAACTTGTTATGAAGGCTCATATAACTTCGTGGATAAGACCAGATACTATAGGAGTACCAGAACCATATGGGCAGAGAAATCCTGCATTAACTACATCAATAAAAGCTGTTTCAGAAGCTGGTAATAAACCAGTATCAGAATTATGGCCACCAAGTTATAATCCATTAGGTGGATTTAGACAATCAGAACAATTTACTGTTTACGTTAGAAAAGCTACTCAAGATGAAATTAATGAGGCTACACAGTTAGCATCTGTACAGACTGAAGATACCACGCCAGCACAAACTTCAGTTTCACAAAATACATCAGAATCTCAAAGTCAATGGAATACATTTACAACTCAAGGTAATTTTTCTTCATTATAA
- a CDS encoding Ni,Fe-hydrogenase I small subunit: protein MDYCEALKEILKHNIVWIEAQSCSGETVMILKSGCEGIDELFFHSSPVKLISIIAEEKAGKEMLNDILNSDNYILVVEGAIPKNDELCNFGGLTCKELLTRLSEKALAIVAVGSCAVNGGIIREVGGLGVSEVLNKKVYEVPGCPASDKTMVAMLYSVLQKGG from the coding sequence ATGGATTACTGTGAAGCACTTAAAGAAATTCTTAAACATAATATAGTTTGGATAGAAGCTCAGTCGTGTTCTGGAGAAACAGTGATGATTTTAAAATCAGGATGCGAGGGAATAGACGAATTATTTTTCCATTCTTCACCGGTCAAGCTAATTTCTATCATTGCAGAAGAAAAGGCTGGGAAAGAAATGCTTAACGACATTTTGAATTCTGACAATTATATTCTAGTGGTAGAAGGCGCTATTCCTAAAAATGATGAACTTTGTAATTTTGGAGGATTAACGTGTAAGGAATTATTAACTAGATTATCAGAAAAAGCTTTAGCCATAGTTGCTGTAGGTTCTTGTGCTGTTAATGGTGGAATTATAAGGGAAGTAGGAGGCTTAGGAGTTAGTGAAGTATTAAATAAGAAAGTCTATGAAGTTCCTGGATGTCCTGCATCTGATAAAACAATGGTCGCAATGCTTTATTCAGTTCTTCAAAAAGGTGGATGA